The following coding sequences lie in one Rutidosis leptorrhynchoides isolate AG116_Rl617_1_P2 chromosome 4, CSIRO_AGI_Rlap_v1, whole genome shotgun sequence genomic window:
- the LOC139842957 gene encoding uncharacterized protein, which translates to MSLNIRGFGVGKESKIGWVKGLCRGEKPNIVMLQETKLHTVDLNWVRGLWGNNNCNFVQKEMVGKSGGQLIIWDVDCFDVTNSFIHDYCIGIRGKWKNADKEFNILNVYGPHDDLNKQKLWDFLHNLVSNNSNQAWMIGGDFNEVRNVNERFNCNFIESRAKKFNDFIENSKLLDIPLGGSYFHTVALERGKSDHCLIILKDDVRNFGPKPIKVFDDWLNIEGVKECMKEVWAEDVGGGSRLDCGLRNKLKKNQSSFKDKKFTKIWQFRWKEWFQREKIKSNMLKQKARVRWVLEGDENTKYFHSAYGLESAIEESEIVEAINDCGSGKAPGPDGFNIRFFKKFWDVIKGDVINAISWFWEKREFSKGCNASFVTLIPKKNDPITLDDYRPKSLIGSFYKTVAKILSNRLRKVIPRLVGSKQSTFSRERYILDGVFVANETIEFLKSNRKQGLIFKVDFEKACCVKSVFSST; encoded by the exons ATGTCTTTAAACATAAGAGGTTTTGGGGTGGGGAAGGAAAGCAAAATTGGTTGGGTTAAAGGGCTGTGTCGGGGTGAAAAACCTAACATCGTGATGCTTCAAGAAACGAAATTACACACTGTCGATTTAAATTGGGTTCGTGGATTATggggtaataataattgtaattttgTTCAAAAAGAGATGGTCGGGAAGTCAGGGGGTCAATTAATCATATGGGATGTAGATTGTTTCGATGTCACTAATTCGTTTATTCATGACTATTGTATTGGGATTCGAGGTAAATGGAAGAACGCGGATAAGGAATTCAACATATTGAATGTTTACGGGCCGCACGATGACCTCAACAAGCAAAAATTATGGGATTTTCTCCATAATTTAGTTTCTAACAATAGTAATCAGGCGTGGATGATTGGAGGTGATTTCAATGAGGTTCGCAACGTTAATGAAAGATTCAATTGCAACTTTATTGAATCTAGGGCGAAGAAGTTCAACGATTTCATCGAAAACTCCAAGTTACTCGACATTCCATTGGGGGGGTCATATTTTCACACGG TCGCACTAGAACGGGGGAAGTCAGATCATTGCCTAATCATTTTAAAAGATGATGTTAGGAACTTTGGACCGAAACCGATTAAGGTGTTTGATGATTGGCTAAATATTGAAGGTGTTAAGGAGTGTATGAAAGAAGTTTGGGCCGAAGATGTTGGTGGTGGTTCTCGTTTAGATTGTGGCTTAAGGAATAAGCTTAAAAAAAACCAAAGTAGCTTTAAAGACAAAAAGTTCACAAAAATTTGGCAATTTAGATG GAAGGAATGGTTTCAAAGGGAGAAAATCAAAAGTAACATGTTGAAACAAAAGGCGAGAGTACGATGGGTTCTCGAGGGTGATGAGAATACCAAGTATTTTCACTCG GCTTACGGGTTAGAGTCGGCCATTGAGGAATCAGAGATTGTAGAGGCAATTAATGATTGCGGTAGTGGGAAAGCTCCGGGTCCGGATGGTTTCAACATAAGATTCTTTAAGAAGTTCTGGGATGTTATTAAAGGGGATGTGATTAATGCAATCTCATGGTTTTGGGAAAAAAGAGAGTTTTCGAAAGGTTGTAATGCCTCGTTTGTTACTTTAATTCCTAAGAAGAATGATCCCATCACGCTTGACGACTATAGGCCTAAAAGTCTAATTGGTAGTTTTTACAAAACTGTTGCCAAAATCCTTTCCAATCGGTTACGGAAGGTAATTCCTAGACTTGTTGGTTCGAAACAAAGTACGTTCTCAAGGGAGAGGTATATTCTTGATGGCGTGTTTGTGGCAAACGAAACTATTGAATTCTTGAAATCAAATAGAAAACAAGGGCTTATTTTTAAGGTTGATTTCGAAAAGGCGTGTTGTGTCAAAAGTGTGTTCAGTAGTActtaa